One region of Brassica napus cultivar Da-Ae chromosome A10, Da-Ae, whole genome shotgun sequence genomic DNA includes:
- the LOC106372364 gene encoding protein PATRONUS 2: MASTTVRGQLIFQDENALLARGKKAVAAGKGKSSLAAPKKYGAGFGSRKALHDITNKSKLQPQASLKTSKSPEVVDFDITKEGYLHDHRKCIEQQQNQWDSYLSEHIILHAHDTNIEEHDIKEEVDDRSSNTWDELKEIPMEEFSDLMGCSTQWPSPPDSPIHYHSSLPSSPLPWHFETVEFKLMEGEE; this comes from the exons ATGGCGAGCACAACTGTTCGTGGGCAGTTGATTTTCCAGGACGAGAATGCATTATTAGCTCGTGGAAAGA AGGCTGTTGCTGCGGGGAAAGGTAAAAGCTCCCTCGCAGCTCCAAAAAAATATGGGGCGGGTTTTGGAAGCCGCAAGGCTCTTCATGATATTACAAACAAGTCGAAGTTGCAACCTCAAGCTTCTTTAAAGACGAGCAAGAGTCCCGAAGTAGTGGACTTTGACATAACGAAGGAAGGTTACTTGCATGATCACCGCAAATGCATTGAGCAACAGCAAAACCAGTGGGACAGTTACTTATCTGAACACATCATCCTTCATGCACATG ATACCAACATCGAGGAACACGATATTAAAGAAGAG GTGGATGACAGAAGCAGCAACACTTGGGATGAACTCAAAGAGATACCAATGGAGGAGTTTTCAGATTTGATGGGATGCTCAACTCAGTGGCCCTCACCACCAGACTCCCCCATCCATTACCACTCATCTTTACCTTCATCGCCTTTGCCATGGCATTTTGAAACTGTAGAATTCAAGCTCATGGAAGGTGAAGAGTGA
- the LOC106372363 gene encoding PH, RCC1 and FYVE domains-containing protein 1 isoform X2: MALYAVPPKGFYPSDSGTISVHSGGSDSMHGHMRGTGMDAFRVSMSSAVSGSSHGSGHDDGDALGDVFIWGEGIGEGVLGGGNRRVGSSFDIKMDSLLPKALESTVVLDVQNIACGGQHAVLVTKQGESFSWGEESEGRLGHGVDSNIQHPKLIDALNTTNIELVACGEFHSCAVTLSGDLYTWGKGDFGVLGHGNEVSHWVPKRVNFLFEGIHVSSIACGPYHTAVVTSAGQLFTFGDGTFGVLGHGDRKSVFTPREVDSLKGLRTVRAACGVWHTAAIVEVMVGSSSSSNCSSGKLFTWGDGDKCRLGHGNKEPKLVPTCVAALVEPNFCQVACGHSLTVALTTSGQVYTMGSPVYGQLGNSHADGKVPNRVEGKLHKNFVEEIACGAYHVAVLTARTEVYTWGKGSNGRLGHGDVDDRNSPTLVESLKDKQVKSIACGTNFTAAVCIHRWASGMDQSMCSGCRQPFNFKRKRHNCYNCGLVFCHSCSNKKSLKACMAPNPNKPYRVCDKCFNKLKKTMETDGSSHSSLSRRGSINQGSDPTDKDDKLDSRSDGQLARFSLIDSKRQVDSGNKNKKYEFSSSRVSPIPSRGSQRGALNIAKTFNPVFGASKKFFSASVPGSRIVSRATSPISRRPSPPRSTTPTPTLSGLTTPRIVVDDTKRTSDNISQEVVKLRSQVESLTRKAQFQEVELERTAKQLKEALAIASEETTRCTAAKEVIKSLTAQLKDMAERLPVGTARTVKSPSSLNSFGSSPGRVDHFNILNRQNGQGPEPNTPMFSNGTTTPVFGNGEARNEAQNEKEWVEQDEPGVYITLTALAGGVRDLKRVRFSRKRFSEKQAEQWWADNRGRVYEQYNVRMVDKTSEEMPR; encoded by the exons ATGGCATTATATGCAGTTCCTCCAAAAGGATTTTATCCCTCAGATTCTGGTACTATTTCTGTTCATTCTGGAGGCTCAGATAGCATGCATGGACATATGAGGGGTACGGGCATGGACGCTTTCAGAGTTAGTATGTCAAGTGCTGTTAGTGGCTCGAGCCATGGCTCTGGTCATGATGATGGAGATGCGTTAGGAGATGTTTTCATCTGGGGTGAAGGCATAGGAGAAGGTGTTTTGGGCGGTGGAAACCGTAGAGTTGGAAGTTCGTTTGACATAAAGATGGATTCCTTATTGCCAAAAGCTTTAGAATCTACAGTAGTACTTGACGTCCAAAACATTGCTTGTGGTGGACAGCATGCTGTCCTTGTGACAAAACAAGGAGAGAGTTTTTCTTGGGGAGAGGAATCTGAAGGCAGGCTTGGCCATGGGGTTGATTCCAATATTCAACATCCAAAGCTCATCGATGCACTTAACACCACAAATATTGAGCTTGTAGCATGTGGTGAGTTCCATAGCTGTGCAGTTACTCTATCGGGTGATTTGTATACCTGGGGTAAAGGAGATTTTGGTGTTCTTGGACATGGAAATGAAGTCAGTCACTGGGTCCCCAAAAGGGTTAATTTTCTGTTTGAAGGGATACATGTATCATCTATCGCTTGTGGACCTTACCACACAGCAGTCGTGACATCTGCTGGGCAGTTGTTTACTTTTGGTGATGGGACCTTTGGTGTTTTGGGCCACGGGGACAGGAAAAGTGTTTTCACACCTCGGGAGGTTGACTCTTTAAAAGGTCTCCGCACTGTCCGGGCAGCCTGTGGTGTATGGCACACAGCAGCAATTGTGGAAGTCATGGTTGGTAGCTCGAGCTCGAGTAATTGCTCTTCAGGAAAGCTCTTTACATGGGGTGATGGTGATAAGTGTCGTCTTGGTCACGGTAATAAAGAACCAAAACTTGTGCCTACTTGTGTTGCTGCTCTTGTTGAACCCAACTTTTGTCAAGTTGCATGTGGGCACAGTTTAACGGTTGCACTAACAACATCAGGCCAAGTCTATACTATGGGCAGTCCTGTATATGGTCAGCTTGGAAACTCGCATGCTGATGGAAAAGTTCCAAATCGTGTCGAAGGTAAGCTTCACAAGAATTTTGTCGAAGAGATTGCATGCGGAGCTTATCATGTCGCAGTTTTAACTGCGAGGACAGAGGTTTACACTTGGGGAAAGGGATCAAACGGTAGACTTGGTCACGGGGATGTAGATGATAGAAACTCCCCGACATTGGTAGAGTCGCTCAAGGATAAACAGGTGAAAAGTATTGCCTGTGGCACTAACTTCACAGCAGCTGTCTGCATTCACAGGTGGGCATCAGGGATGGATCAGTCCATGTGTTCTGGTTGCCGTCAGCCCTTCAATTTCAAGAGAAAGAGGCACAATTGCTACAACTGTGGACTAGTGTTTTGCCACTCGTGCAGTAACAAAAAGTCGCTGAAGGCTTGTATGGCACCGAACCCGAACAAACCGTATCGAGTGTGTGACAAGTGTTTTAACAAATTGAAAAAGACCATGGAAACTGATGGATCTTCTCATTCGTCTCTGAGTAGAAGAGGAAGCATTAACCAGGGATCAGATCCCACTGACAAAGATGACAAGTTGGATTCTAGATCCGATGGACAGTTAGCTAGATTCTCATTGATTGACTCCAAGAGACAAGTGGACAGTGGAAATAAGAACAAGAAATACGAGTTCAGTAGTAGCCGTGTGTCGCCTATACCAAGTCGTGGCTCTCAACGAGGTGCGCTTAACATAGCCAAGACCTTCAATCCAGTATTTGGAGCGtcaaagaagttcttctcaGCTTCTGTTCCTGGCTCTCGAATTGTGTCTCGGGCAACTTCTCCAATTTCAAGACGTCCCAGTCCGCCTCGTTCAACTACACCAACTCCCACTCTTTCAGGACTAACCACACCAAGAATTGTGGTGGATGATACTAAAAGAACCAGTGATAATATAAGCCAAGAGGTTGTTAAGCTAAGATCTCAG GTTGAAAGTCTTACAAGGAAGGCCCAATTCCAAGAAGTTGAGCTGGAAAGAACAGCCAAGCAGCTCAAAGAAGCGTTGGCAATCGCTAGCGAAGAAACGACAAGATGCACGGCAGCAAAAGAAGTGATCAAATCACTCACCGCTCAA CTGAAAGACATGGCTGAAAGATTACCCGTTGGAACAGCTCGAACTGTGAAGTCTCCTTCGTCTCTTAACTCATTCGGTTCCAGCCCTGGTCGCGTTGACCATTTTAATATCTTAAACCGACAAAATGGTCAAGGACCCGAGCCGAATACCCCAATGTTTTCTAATGGGACCACTACACCTGTATTTGGAAATGGCGAAGCAAGGAATGAAGCACAGAACGAGAAGGAATGGGTTGAACAAGATGAGCCTGGTGTCTACATCACTCTTACAGCCTTAGCCGGAGGTGTTAGAGACCTCAAACGTGTCCGTTTCAG CCGAAAGAGGTTTAGTGAGAAACAAGCGGAACAATGGTGGGCAGATAACAGAGGAAGAGTCTATGAACAATACAATGTACGAATGGTTGACAAAACCAGCGAGGAAATGCCTCGTTGA
- the LOC106372363 gene encoding PH, RCC1 and FYVE domains-containing protein 1 isoform X1, protein MSRNGSMASDLSRAGPVERDIEQAIIALKKGAYLLKYGRRGKPKFCPFRLSNDETVLIWFSGKEEKHLKLSHVSRIISGQRTPIFQRYPRPDKEYQSFSLIYSERSLDVICKDKDEAEVWFSGLKALISRYHQRNRRTESRSDGTPSEANSPRTYTRRSSPLHSPFSSNDSLHRDGSNNLRIHSPFESPPQLDKALSEMALYAVPPKGFYPSDSGTISVHSGGSDSMHGHMRGTGMDAFRVSMSSAVSGSSHGSGHDDGDALGDVFIWGEGIGEGVLGGGNRRVGSSFDIKMDSLLPKALESTVVLDVQNIACGGQHAVLVTKQGESFSWGEESEGRLGHGVDSNIQHPKLIDALNTTNIELVACGEFHSCAVTLSGDLYTWGKGDFGVLGHGNEVSHWVPKRVNFLFEGIHVSSIACGPYHTAVVTSAGQLFTFGDGTFGVLGHGDRKSVFTPREVDSLKGLRTVRAACGVWHTAAIVEVMVGSSSSSNCSSGKLFTWGDGDKCRLGHGNKEPKLVPTCVAALVEPNFCQVACGHSLTVALTTSGQVYTMGSPVYGQLGNSHADGKVPNRVEGKLHKNFVEEIACGAYHVAVLTARTEVYTWGKGSNGRLGHGDVDDRNSPTLVESLKDKQVKSIACGTNFTAAVCIHRWASGMDQSMCSGCRQPFNFKRKRHNCYNCGLVFCHSCSNKKSLKACMAPNPNKPYRVCDKCFNKLKKTMETDGSSHSSLSRRGSINQGSDPTDKDDKLDSRSDGQLARFSLIDSKRQVDSGNKNKKYEFSSSRVSPIPSRGSQRGALNIAKTFNPVFGASKKFFSASVPGSRIVSRATSPISRRPSPPRSTTPTPTLSGLTTPRIVVDDTKRTSDNISQEVVKLRSQVESLTRKAQFQEVELERTAKQLKEALAIASEETTRCTAAKEVIKSLTAQLKDMAERLPVGTARTVKSPSSLNSFGSSPGRVDHFNILNRQNGQGPEPNTPMFSNGTTTPVFGNGEARNEAQNEKEWVEQDEPGVYITLTALAGGVRDLKRVRFSRKRFSEKQAEQWWADNRGRVYEQYNVRMVDKTSEEMPR, encoded by the exons ATGTCGAGAAACGGAAGCATGGCGTCGGATCTTAGCAGAGCTGGTCCAGTTGAGAGAGATATCGAGCAG GCTATCATTGCCTTGAAAAAAGGAGCTTACTTGCTCAAGTATGGAAGAAGAGGGAAGCCTAAGTTCTGCCCTTTTCGCCTTTCTAAT GATGAGACTGTTTTGATATGGTTCTCTGGGAAGGAGGAGAAACATCTCAAGCTTAGCCATGTTTCTAGGATCATATCTGGACAACGCACT CCTATTTTTCAGAGATATCCTCGTCCCGACAAGGAATATCAGTCTTTTTCTCTAATATATAGCGAGAGGTCGTTGGATGTG ATCTGCAAGGATAAAGACGAGGCTGAGGTGTGGTTTAGTGGTCTTAAAGCTTTGATTTCACGTTACCATCAAAGAAATAGGAGGACGGAATCAAGAAGTGATGGGACACCATCTGAAGCTAACAGCCCAAGGACATATACCCGGAGAAGCTCTCCTTTGCACTCTCCATTTAGTAGCAATGACAGTTTGCACAGG GATGGTTCTAACAACCTTCGTATTCACAGTCCATTTGAGAGCCCGCCTCAGCTTGACAAGGCATTATCGGAAATGGCATTATATGCAGTTCCTCCAAAAGGATTTTATCCCTCAGATTCTGGTACTATTTCTGTTCATTCTGGAGGCTCAGATAGCATGCATGGACATATGAGGGGTACGGGCATGGACGCTTTCAGAGTTAGTATGTCAAGTGCTGTTAGTGGCTCGAGCCATGGCTCTGGTCATGATGATGGAGATGCGTTAGGAGATGTTTTCATCTGGGGTGAAGGCATAGGAGAAGGTGTTTTGGGCGGTGGAAACCGTAGAGTTGGAAGTTCGTTTGACATAAAGATGGATTCCTTATTGCCAAAAGCTTTAGAATCTACAGTAGTACTTGACGTCCAAAACATTGCTTGTGGTGGACAGCATGCTGTCCTTGTGACAAAACAAGGAGAGAGTTTTTCTTGGGGAGAGGAATCTGAAGGCAGGCTTGGCCATGGGGTTGATTCCAATATTCAACATCCAAAGCTCATCGATGCACTTAACACCACAAATATTGAGCTTGTAGCATGTGGTGAGTTCCATAGCTGTGCAGTTACTCTATCGGGTGATTTGTATACCTGGGGTAAAGGAGATTTTGGTGTTCTTGGACATGGAAATGAAGTCAGTCACTGGGTCCCCAAAAGGGTTAATTTTCTGTTTGAAGGGATACATGTATCATCTATCGCTTGTGGACCTTACCACACAGCAGTCGTGACATCTGCTGGGCAGTTGTTTACTTTTGGTGATGGGACCTTTGGTGTTTTGGGCCACGGGGACAGGAAAAGTGTTTTCACACCTCGGGAGGTTGACTCTTTAAAAGGTCTCCGCACTGTCCGGGCAGCCTGTGGTGTATGGCACACAGCAGCAATTGTGGAAGTCATGGTTGGTAGCTCGAGCTCGAGTAATTGCTCTTCAGGAAAGCTCTTTACATGGGGTGATGGTGATAAGTGTCGTCTTGGTCACGGTAATAAAGAACCAAAACTTGTGCCTACTTGTGTTGCTGCTCTTGTTGAACCCAACTTTTGTCAAGTTGCATGTGGGCACAGTTTAACGGTTGCACTAACAACATCAGGCCAAGTCTATACTATGGGCAGTCCTGTATATGGTCAGCTTGGAAACTCGCATGCTGATGGAAAAGTTCCAAATCGTGTCGAAGGTAAGCTTCACAAGAATTTTGTCGAAGAGATTGCATGCGGAGCTTATCATGTCGCAGTTTTAACTGCGAGGACAGAGGTTTACACTTGGGGAAAGGGATCAAACGGTAGACTTGGTCACGGGGATGTAGATGATAGAAACTCCCCGACATTGGTAGAGTCGCTCAAGGATAAACAGGTGAAAAGTATTGCCTGTGGCACTAACTTCACAGCAGCTGTCTGCATTCACAGGTGGGCATCAGGGATGGATCAGTCCATGTGTTCTGGTTGCCGTCAGCCCTTCAATTTCAAGAGAAAGAGGCACAATTGCTACAACTGTGGACTAGTGTTTTGCCACTCGTGCAGTAACAAAAAGTCGCTGAAGGCTTGTATGGCACCGAACCCGAACAAACCGTATCGAGTGTGTGACAAGTGTTTTAACAAATTGAAAAAGACCATGGAAACTGATGGATCTTCTCATTCGTCTCTGAGTAGAAGAGGAAGCATTAACCAGGGATCAGATCCCACTGACAAAGATGACAAGTTGGATTCTAGATCCGATGGACAGTTAGCTAGATTCTCATTGATTGACTCCAAGAGACAAGTGGACAGTGGAAATAAGAACAAGAAATACGAGTTCAGTAGTAGCCGTGTGTCGCCTATACCAAGTCGTGGCTCTCAACGAGGTGCGCTTAACATAGCCAAGACCTTCAATCCAGTATTTGGAGCGtcaaagaagttcttctcaGCTTCTGTTCCTGGCTCTCGAATTGTGTCTCGGGCAACTTCTCCAATTTCAAGACGTCCCAGTCCGCCTCGTTCAACTACACCAACTCCCACTCTTTCAGGACTAACCACACCAAGAATTGTGGTGGATGATACTAAAAGAACCAGTGATAATATAAGCCAAGAGGTTGTTAAGCTAAGATCTCAG GTTGAAAGTCTTACAAGGAAGGCCCAATTCCAAGAAGTTGAGCTGGAAAGAACAGCCAAGCAGCTCAAAGAAGCGTTGGCAATCGCTAGCGAAGAAACGACAAGATGCACGGCAGCAAAAGAAGTGATCAAATCACTCACCGCTCAA CTGAAAGACATGGCTGAAAGATTACCCGTTGGAACAGCTCGAACTGTGAAGTCTCCTTCGTCTCTTAACTCATTCGGTTCCAGCCCTGGTCGCGTTGACCATTTTAATATCTTAAACCGACAAAATGGTCAAGGACCCGAGCCGAATACCCCAATGTTTTCTAATGGGACCACTACACCTGTATTTGGAAATGGCGAAGCAAGGAATGAAGCACAGAACGAGAAGGAATGGGTTGAACAAGATGAGCCTGGTGTCTACATCACTCTTACAGCCTTAGCCGGAGGTGTTAGAGACCTCAAACGTGTCCGTTTCAG CCGAAAGAGGTTTAGTGAGAAACAAGCGGAACAATGGTGGGCAGATAACAGAGGAAGAGTCTATGAACAATACAATGTACGAATGGTTGACAAAACCAGCGAGGAAATGCCTCGTTGA
- the LOC106372365 gene encoding exocyst complex component SEC10b produces the protein MEVGDAKPTNLQLYFAIAHSNRSPPSRSRCSPPMTEGMRGARGSRSSSVNSNPLILDIEDFKGDFSFDALFGNLVNDLLPSFLEEEADSGDGHGGNIDGFANGHLRGHADASRLSQMSSSAPFFPEVDGLLSLFKDACKELIDLRKQVDGRLNTLKKEVSTQDAKHRKTLTEIEKGVDGLFESFARLDGRISSVGQTAAKIGDHLQSADAQRETASQTIELIKYLMEFNGSPGDLMELSALFSDDSRVAEAASIAQKLRSFAEEDIGRQGATTAAGNATPGRGLEVAVANLQDYCNELENRLLSRFDAASQRRDLSSMSECAKILSQFNRGTSAMQHYVATRPMFIDVEVMNSDIRLVLGDHGSQPSPSNVARGLSSLYKEITDTVRKEAATITAVFPAPNEVMAILVQRVLEQRVTGILDKILVKPSLMSPPPVQEGGLLLYLRMLAVAYERTQELAKDLRAVGCGDLDVEDLTESLFSSHKDEYPEHEQASLKQLYQAKMEELRAESQQVSESSGTIGRSKGASISSSQQQISVTVVTEFVRWSEEAITRCTLFSSQPATLAANVKAIFTCLLDQVSLYITEGLERARDGLSEAASLRERFVLGTSVSRRVAAAAASAAEAAAAAGESSFKAFMVAVQRCGSSVAIVQQYFANSISRLLLPVDGAHAASCEEMSTALSKAETAAYKGLQQCIETVMAEVERLLSAEQMATDYRSPDDGIAPDHRPTNACIRVVAYLSRVLESAFTALEGLNKQAFLTELGNRLDKLLLTHWQKFTFNPSGGLRLKRDINEYGDFVKRFSVPSVEEKFELLGIMANVFIVAPESLSTLFEGSPSIRKDAQRFIQLREDYKSAKLATRLSSLWPSLS, from the exons ATGGAGGTCGGAGATGCGAAACCAACAAATCTCCAACTTTACTTCGCCATAGCACACAGTAACCGGTCTCCGCCGTCTAGATCTCGCTGCTCACCGCCG ATGACAGAAGGAATGAGAGGAGCAAGAGGTTCCAGATCATCCTCTGTTAACTCTAATCCTCTGATACTTGACATTGAGGACTTCAAG GGTGATTTCTCATTCGATGCGTTATTTGGGAACCTGGTGAACGATCTCTTGCCGTCTTTCCTGGAAGAAGAAGCTGATTCCGGTGATGGCCACGGCGGCAACATTGATGGTTTCGCAAATGGGCATTTACGTGGCCACGCTGATGCATCCAGGTTGTCTCAGATGTCTTCTTCTGCTCCTTTCTTCCCTGAAGTAGATGGTCTCTTGTCTCTGTTTAAAGATGCTTGCAAGGAGTTGATTGATCTAAGAAAGCAG GTTGACGGAAGACTCAACACACTAAAGAAAGAAGTTTCAACCCAAGATGCCAAACACCGGAAGACACTAACTGAG ATAGAGAAAGGTGTGGATGGTCTGTTTGAGAGCTTTGCAAGGCTGGACGGTCGGATCTCTAGTGTTGGACAGACCGCAGCCAAAATAGGAGATCATTTGCAG AGTGCAGATGCTCAGCGGGAAACTGCTAGCCAGACCATAGAGCTGATAAAG TACCTGATGGAGTTCAACGGCAGCCCAGGGGATCTTATGGAGCTTTCCGCTTTGTTTTCTGATGATAGTCGCGTAGCTGAGGCTGCTTCCATCGCTCAGAAATTAC GATCCTTTGCTGAAGAAGACATTGGAAGACAAGGTGCGACTACAGCTGCAGGAAATGCAACCCCTGGCCGAGGACTTGAAGTTGCAGTTGCTAATCTTCAGGATTACTGTAATG aattggaGAACAGGCTTTTATCTCGTTTTGATGCTGCATCACAGCGGAGAGATCTATCCTCCATGTCAGAATGTGCTAAGATTTTGTCACAG TTCAACAGGGGCACGAGTGCTATGCAACATTATGTGGCAACACGTCCAATGTTTATTGATGTGGAAGTCATGAATTCAGACATTAGGTTGGTGCTTGGTGACCACGGTTCTCAGCCTAGTCCTAGCAATGTTGCCCGTGGACTTTCTTCTTTATACAAAGAAATTACAG ACACTGTACGCAAAGAAGCAGCAACCATTACAGCTGTTTTCCCCGCTCCAAATGAAGTTATGGCGATCTTAGTTCAG AGAGTTCTCGAGCAGCGTGTTACAGGCATTCTGGACAAAATTTTGGTGAAGCCCTCTCTTATGAGTCCACCACCTGTGCAAGAAGGCGGACTATTACTA TACCTTAGAATGTTAGCGGTTGCATATGAGAGAACCCAAGAACTTGCTAAAGACCTCCGAGCTGTTGGATGCGGTGACCTGGATGTTGAAG ATTTGACAGAGTCCTTGTTTTCCTCGCACAAGGATGAATACCCTGAGCACGAGCAGGCCTCCTTAAAACAACTATACCAAGCAAAG ATGGAAGAGTTACGTGCTGAGAGTCAACAAGTCTCGGAATCATCTGGTACAATAGGACGCTCTAAGGGTGCTTCAATATCATCTTCTCAGCAGCAGATATCAGTCACCGTTGTGACGGAGTTTGTTAGATGGAGTGAAGAAGCAATAACCAGATGCACACTGTTTTCATCTCAG CCAGCCACACTCGCAGCCAATGTTAAGGCCATATTCACTTGCCTGCTAGACCAG GTAAGCTTATACATAACTGAGGGACTTGAACGAGCAAGGGATGGCCTGTCTGAAGCAGCATCATTGAGGGAGAGATTTGTTTTGGGCACAAGTGTTAGCAGAAGAGTGGCTGCTGCAGCTGCCTCTGCT GCagaagctgctgctgctgctggtgAAAGTAGCTTCAAAGCCTTTATGGTTGCTGTGCAACGTTGTGGTAGCAGTGTTGCTATAGTTCAGCAG TATTTTGCAAATTCTATTTCTCGGCTTCTCCTACCAGTGGATGGCGCACATGCTGCTTCATGTGAAGAAATGTCGACTGCTCTGTCAAAAGCAGAGACTGCTGCTTATAAAGGACTCCAACAGTGCATTGAAACTGTGATGGCTGAG GTTGAAAGACTGCTTTCAGCTGAGCAGATGGCTACCGATTATAGATCACCTGATGATGGAATTGCTCCCGATCACCGCCCAACAAATGCCTGCATAAG AGTCGTGGCTTATCTCTCCCGGGTACTTGAGTCAGCCTTCACTGCCTTGGAAGGTCTTAATAAGCAAGCCTTCCTCACTGAACTG GGGAATAGGTTAGACAAACTACTGCTAACTCACTGGCAGAAATTCACCTTCAATCCCAG TGGAGGACTGCGGCTGAAGCGTGACATAAACGAGTATGGAGACTTTGTTAAGAGATTCAGTGTTCCATCTGTGGAAGAGAAATTTGAGCTTCTGGGAAT AATGGCGAACGTATTCATCGTTGCTCCAGAAAGTCTGTCGACTTTGTTCGAGGGTAGTCCAAGCATTCGCAAAGACGCGCAAAG GTTTATTCAACTGCGGGAAGACTATAAGAGTGCAAAGCTTGCAACAAGACTGAGCTCGTTGTGGCCAAGCTTGAGCTGA
- the LOC106369952 gene encoding annexin D8, producing MATIVSPPHFSPVEDAENIKKACQGFGTDEKAIISILGHRNLFQRKLIRQAYQEIYHEDLIHQLKSELSGDFEKAICLWVLDPPERDALLANLALQKPVPDCKVLVEIACMRSPEDLLATRRAYRCLYKRSLEEDLASRTTGHIRKLLVATVSAYKYDGDEIDETLAHSEAAILHDEIVGKAVYHEETIRVISTRSSVQLCAIFNRYKDIYGRSITKDILSHPTNEYLSALRAAIRCTKNPNRYYAKVLRNAINTAGTDEDALTRVIVTRAEKDLKNITELYHKRNNESLDQAIAKETSRDYKAFLLALLGHGGI from the exons ATGGCCACCATTGTTTCTCCTCCACATTTCTCCCCTGTTGAAGATGCTGAAAACATCAAGAAGGCTTGCCAAG GATTTGGAACCGATGAAAAGGCCATCATCTCGATCCTTGGACACCGGAACTTGTTCCAGAGGAAACTCATAAGACAAGCTTACCAGGAGATATACCATGAGGATCTCATTCACCAGCTCAAATCTGAGCTCTCTGGCGACTTTGAG AAAGCTATATGTTTGTGGGTTTTGGATCCTCCAGAGAGAGATGCTCTCTTGGCCAACTTGGCTCTTCAAAAGCCTGTTCCTGACTGCAAGGTCCTCGTCGAGATTGCTTGCATGAGATCCCCTGAAGATCTATTAGCTACCAGGCGTGCTTACCGTTGCCTCTACAAGCGTTCTCTCGAGGAAGACTTGGCCTCCCGTACTACCGGCCACATCAGGAAG CTCTTGGTTGCAACGGTGTCTGCTTATAAGTATGATGGGGACGAAATTGATGAGACTCTGGCGCATTCAGAGGCTGCGATTCTTCATGATGAAATCGTCGGTAAGGCTGTTTATCACGAAGAAACGATTAGGGTGATAAGTACAAGGAGCAGCGTGCAGCTCTGCGCAATCTTCAACCGCTACAAGGATATCTATGGAAGATCGATCACTAAG GATATCCTCAGCCACCCTACAAATGAGTACCTGAGTGCACTGCGTGCAGCAATCAGGTGCACCAAAAACCCTAACCGGTACTACGCAAAG GTTTTGCGCAATGCAATCAACACAGCAGGGACTGATGAAGATGCTCTGACCCGTGTGATTGTCACACGAGCAGAGAAGGACCTGAAGAATATCACTGAGCTGTATCACAAGAGGAACAATGAGAGCCTCGATCAAGCCATAGCAAAAGAGACATCAAGGGACTACAAGGCTTTTCTTCTAGCCTTGCTAGGACACGGAGGAATCTAG
- the LOC106372366 gene encoding mitochondrial fission 1 protein B: MEATIGKVFDSVSTFFSGVASGSSDEFPLCDTDIISGCEKELAEAQKGQDEGFKKESIMRLSWALVHSKMPADIQRGIAMLEGSVVSDTSPMTLREKLYLLAIGYYRSSDFSRSRESIERCLEVEPEWRQAQTLKTAIEDRIVKDGVIGVGIAVTAVGIVAGIAAALVRRG; the protein is encoded by the exons ATGGAGGCGACGATAGGAAAGGTTTTCGATTCCGTCTCTACCTTCTTCTCCGGCGTTGCTTCCGGCTCCTCCGATGAGTTCCCCTTGTGCGACACCGACATCATATCG GGATGTGAGAAAGAGCTTGCGGAAGCTCAGAAAGGCCAAGACGAAGGGTTTAAGAAAGAATCCATCATGCGATTATCATGGGCTCTTGTTCATTCGAAGATGCCTGCTGATATACAGCGTGGGATAGCAATGCTTGAAG GTTCGGTGGTTAGTGATACAAGTCCAATGACACTAAGGGAAAAGCTATATCTCCTTGCTATTGGATACTATCGAAGCAGTGACTTTTCAAGAAGCAGGGAGAGTATAGAACGGTGTTTGGAG GTGGAACCAGAGTGGAGACAGGCTCAGACGCTAAAAACGGCTATAGAGGACCGTATTGTGAAAG ATGGTGTTATTGGCGTTGGAATCGCTGTTACTGCTGTTGGGATTGTTGCTGGTATTGCTGCAGCATTGGTACGCAGAGGCTGA